The Acidihalobacter prosperus genomic sequence TGTTCATCTGAGCCTGGATATAGGCGGCCGCTTCCTCTTCGGCCTGACCGCCGATCTCCCCGACCAGGATCACGCCCTCGGTCCGGGGATCCTCGTTGAACAATTTCAGGCAATCGACGAAATCGAGCCCTTGAATGGGGTCGCCGCCGATGCCGACGCAGGTCGACTGTCCAAGCCCTGCGCGCGTAGTCTGATGTACCGCCTCGTAGGTCAGCGTTCCGGAGCGGGATACGATGCCGATGCGTCCGGGCATGTGGATGGCGCCCGGCATGATGCCGATCTTGCACCCGCCCGGCGTGATGACGCCGGGGCAGTTGGGTCCGATCAGGCAGGCATCCGGATAGTCCGCCAGCGTGGCACGCACCCGCAGCATGTCGAGCACCGGGATGCCCTCGGTGATGCACACGATCACCCGAATCCCCGCATCAGCGGCCTCCAGGATAGCGTCCCCGGCATACGCTGCGGGCACGTAGATCATGCTCGCCTCGGCGCCGGTCTCGCGCACCGCGTC encodes the following:
- the sucD gene encoding succinate--CoA ligase subunit alpha, with translation MSILVDQSTRVICQGFTGKQGTFHSEQALAYGTRLVGGVTPGKGGQTHLGLPVFDTVHDAVRETGAEASMIYVPAAYAGDAILEAADAGIRVIVCITEGIPVLDMLRVRATLADYPDACLIGPNCPGVITPGGCKIGIMPGAIHMPGRIGIVSRSGTLTYEAVHQTTRAGLGQSTCVGIGGDPIQGLDFVDCLKLFNEDPRTEGVILVGEIGGQAEEEAAAYIQAQMNKPVVAYIAGVTAPPGKRMGHAGAIISGGRGTAAQKFSVLEAAGVAIVHSPDAMGRRMHELLADRR